The following are encoded together in the Jaculus jaculus isolate mJacJac1 chromosome 3, mJacJac1.mat.Y.cur, whole genome shotgun sequence genome:
- the LOC101597160 gene encoding putative olfactory receptor 52P1 encodes MADNVTHHRITSFFLVGVPELENFHCWIGIPVWLLFMLTLLGNSIIIATIKLEPSLHHPMYFFLCMLAMNDMCLTSSAAIKMLGIFWFNAHWIDFDVCLTQMYFIHTLCIVESALLVAMAFDRYVAVCIPLHYSTILKTSLVIKLGMAGMTRAILMVLPCPLLINRLPYYTKYIINHAYCEHMAVVKLADANTLINRAYGISVALSVSVLDLCLIGLSYMKILQAVFRLSSQNARSKALGTCVAHVCTILAFYTPALFSFLTHRFGQQVSSSVHIILASVYLLLPPTANPLVYGIKTKQIRDRVLGLFFPNKKSEF; translated from the coding sequence ATGGCAGACAATGTGACCCACCACCGCATTACATCTTTCTTCCTCGTTGGTGTTCCTgaattagaaaattttcactgctgGATTGGCATCCCTGTCTGGCTCCTGTTTATGCTGACTCTGCTGGGAAACAGCATCATCATTGCTACCATTAAACTAGAACCAAGCCTCCACCATcccatgtatttcttcctttgcatGCTGGCAATGAACGACATGTGTCTTACATCTTCTGCAGCCATCAAGATGCTTGGCATCTTCTGGTTTAATGCTCACTGGATTGACTTTGATGTCTGCCTGACACAAATGTATTTCATCCACACACTTTGTATTGTCGAGTCAGCCCTCCTGGTGGCCATGGCATTTGATCGCTACGTGGCTGTATGCATCCCACTGCATTATTCAACCATTCTTAAAACATCCTTGGTGATTAAGTTAGGTATGGCTGGCATGACCCGAGCCATCCTTATGGTTTTACCATGTCCTCTTCTAATTAATAGGCTGCCGTACTACACAAAATACATCATCAATCATGCCTATTGTGAGCACATGGCTGTGGTGAAGTTAGCCGATGCCAACACACTCATTAACAGAGCTTACGGGATCTCAGTGGCCCTTTCTGTGTCAGTATTGGACCTATGTCTCATCGGCTTGTCCTATATGAAAATCCTCCAGGCAGTCTTCCGGCTCTCTTCCCAGAATGCTCGCTCTAAAGCGCTGGGTACCTgtgttgcacatgtgtgcacaattCTGGCTTTCTACACTCCTGCACTGTTTAGCTTCCTTACTCACCGCTTTGGACAACAGGTATCTTCAAGTGTCCATATAATTTTGGCAAGTGTGTACCTTCTCCTGCCCCCCACAGCCAATCCCTTGGTGTATGGTATCAAAACCAAGCAGATTCGTGACCGTGTGTTGGGTCTCTTCTTCCCAAACAAGAAATCTGAATTCTAA